The following proteins come from a genomic window of Rhodohalobacter sp. 614A:
- a CDS encoding cation-translocating P-type ATPase has product MNSSNKEPEIDHPHSKSAEEIVKQLETNQESGLSEEEAKKRLESYGPNQLEEHDEKSLLQILIDQINNPIVYLLTAAAVLAFVFGDVPEGIAIIVVLVLNTIIGFWMEFQARKSMNALQEMDKVMAHVIRNGEEKEVDAEQLVPGDVINLAAGDLVPADARLIELAELSIDEAPLTGESVPVSKEVEPIEEDTQVADQKNMIFKGTAVTNGRGKAVVVTTGMETEIGSISEMVSEADKEQIPLNRKLEDLTKKLIWVTLALAAAFFVVGWATGKEIYQLVQTSIAWTIAAIPEGLPIVASIALAKGMLRLADHNVIVKQLAAVETLGETTVIFTDKTGTLTENRLTLQMMEFEERRADIKWSDNNSNAEIVSNDESGHGFDKEDERLKRFFEIAVLCNDAELKKKKNGEENGAGDPLDVSLLEFGNVFDSERYEKLRESNRLNEEPFDSDDMVMGTVYEIDGQIMLLCKGAAEAIVERCSNTFTADGSSDLNEDGKNKWIERNEELSEDGLRVIAFAFKELDQKPSDDADVEGDLMHDLTFLCLTGFIDPPREEVKESVATCKKAGIKVEMVTGDHPGTARNIAREVNVADEENDKALHGSDLREDVEEHDQEEVVNTRIFARVDPEQKLKLIEYYQNNGDIVAMTGDGVNDAPALKKADIGIAMGERGTQVAQEVSDMVLKNDAFSSIVEAVREGRIIFGNIRKFIMYQLSYHLSEILIIALISFTVFALPLLPLQLLFLNLLSDVFPALALGIGQGSPEVMKHDPKDPEEPIINKQNWMMIGMHGLILTIFVTGSYFFAFLYWGLSEEVCNNVAFFSLAFAQLWHVFDMREAEEPIFNNQVTRNKYVWGAVIFCVVVIIASYFIPQINNILSYQSLDLKVWILIGITSLLPVFTIQSLKEITKDMKITF; this is encoded by the coding sequence ATGAATTCATCGAATAAAGAGCCGGAAATTGATCATCCTCATTCGAAATCTGCTGAGGAAATTGTTAAACAACTTGAAACCAATCAGGAGAGTGGCCTTTCGGAAGAAGAAGCTAAAAAACGGCTTGAATCCTACGGACCGAATCAGCTCGAAGAACATGATGAGAAAAGTCTTCTTCAAATTCTCATCGACCAAATCAACAACCCCATTGTTTACCTGTTGACAGCTGCGGCTGTTCTCGCATTTGTATTTGGTGATGTCCCCGAGGGAATTGCCATCATCGTTGTTTTGGTATTGAATACCATCATCGGTTTTTGGATGGAATTTCAGGCACGAAAAAGCATGAATGCCTTGCAGGAAATGGACAAAGTAATGGCGCATGTGATTCGCAATGGAGAAGAAAAAGAGGTTGATGCCGAGCAATTAGTGCCGGGAGATGTCATCAACCTGGCAGCCGGTGATTTGGTCCCCGCCGATGCACGCCTCATTGAATTAGCAGAACTATCCATTGACGAGGCTCCCTTAACAGGTGAATCCGTTCCGGTTTCGAAAGAAGTGGAACCGATTGAAGAAGACACTCAGGTAGCCGATCAAAAAAATATGATTTTCAAAGGAACCGCAGTAACAAACGGCCGGGGAAAAGCGGTCGTCGTTACAACAGGAATGGAGACTGAAATTGGTTCGATCTCCGAAATGGTTAGCGAGGCTGACAAAGAACAGATCCCTCTCAACAGGAAGCTTGAAGACCTTACGAAAAAACTGATCTGGGTAACTCTTGCTCTTGCCGCCGCTTTTTTTGTGGTTGGGTGGGCTACTGGAAAAGAGATCTATCAACTCGTACAAACTTCGATTGCCTGGACTATTGCCGCCATTCCGGAAGGCCTGCCGATTGTAGCCAGCATCGCCCTCGCCAAAGGAATGCTGCGGCTGGCAGACCATAATGTGATTGTGAAACAGCTCGCAGCCGTGGAGACTCTTGGCGAAACCACCGTCATCTTTACCGATAAAACGGGAACCCTCACGGAAAATCGCCTGACTCTTCAAATGATGGAATTTGAAGAACGGAGAGCTGATATCAAATGGAGCGATAACAATAGTAACGCTGAGATTGTAAGTAATGATGAATCTGGTCATGGTTTTGATAAAGAGGACGAACGTCTCAAAAGATTCTTCGAAATTGCCGTTCTCTGTAATGATGCGGAGTTGAAGAAGAAAAAAAATGGTGAGGAGAACGGAGCCGGAGATCCGCTGGATGTTTCACTTCTGGAATTTGGCAATGTTTTCGACTCGGAGAGATACGAGAAGTTGCGGGAATCCAACCGCCTCAATGAAGAGCCTTTCGACTCAGATGATATGGTAATGGGAACCGTTTATGAAATTGACGGCCAAATCATGTTGCTCTGCAAAGGCGCAGCCGAAGCCATTGTAGAAAGGTGTTCCAATACGTTTACAGCAGATGGATCGTCTGATTTGAATGAAGATGGTAAGAATAAATGGATTGAACGAAATGAGGAACTCTCTGAAGATGGCCTGAGGGTGATTGCATTCGCATTTAAGGAACTGGATCAAAAACCATCTGATGATGCCGATGTTGAAGGAGATCTCATGCACGACCTGACGTTTCTCTGCCTGACAGGTTTTATCGATCCTCCCCGTGAAGAGGTGAAAGAGTCGGTAGCAACGTGCAAGAAGGCGGGAATTAAAGTTGAGATGGTCACGGGAGACCACCCCGGAACAGCCAGAAATATCGCACGCGAAGTAAATGTTGCTGATGAAGAGAATGACAAAGCCCTGCACGGGAGTGATCTACGGGAAGATGTGGAAGAACATGACCAGGAAGAGGTTGTGAACACCCGGATCTTTGCCCGCGTAGATCCCGAACAAAAGCTGAAACTTATCGAATATTACCAGAATAACGGGGATATCGTAGCGATGACCGGTGATGGTGTGAATGACGCGCCCGCACTAAAAAAAGCAGATATTGGCATTGCTATGGGAGAACGCGGCACACAGGTTGCACAGGAAGTTTCCGACATGGTTCTGAAAAATGATGCGTTTTCATCGATTGTTGAAGCGGTTCGGGAAGGGCGAATTATCTTCGGCAATATCCGGAAGTTTATTATGTACCAGCTCTCCTATCACCTGTCTGAAATTTTGATTATTGCGCTGATCAGCTTTACGGTTTTTGCACTCCCACTGCTTCCGTTGCAGTTATTGTTTCTGAATTTACTGTCGGATGTGTTCCCCGCCCTTGCTTTAGGGATTGGCCAGGGAAGCCCGGAAGTGATGAAGCATGATCCCAAAGATCCGGAAGAACCGATAATCAACAAGCAAAATTGGATGATGATTGGAATGCATGGACTCATTCTGACAATATTTGTAACCGGCTCTTATTTCTTCGCTTTTCTTTATTGGGGGCTTTCTGAAGAGGTCTGTAATAACGTCGCATTTTTCAGCCTGGCTTTTGCACAGTTATGGCATGTGTTTGATATGCGGGAAGCGGAAGAACCTATATTCAACAACCAGGTAACAAGGAATAAGTATGTTTGGGGAGCTGTAATCTTTTGCGTGGTCGTCATCATTGCCTCTTATTTCATCCCGCAGATAAACAATATCCTCTCCTATCAATCTCTTGATTTGAAAGTATGGATTTTAATAGGGATTACCAGCCTGCTCCCGGTATTTACGATCCAAAGCCTCAAGGAGATTACAAAGGATATGAAGATTACTTTTTAG
- a CDS encoding carbohydrate binding domain-containing protein yields MKKCSWLLFSGAILFSGASSLFAQSQHGIHLFSKLNYYTSESNVIIVSILSEEKNHDAYKVVLNDKTSQPITTIQLDSSRTLVSIPIENFEIGRNQIQANIFSGEELIDERIIEFEYLEPVSNEVKIDQETGGLIVDGLPFFPFGFYLGRVGEIPEREVVNGFNTIGPYQGNLPEGLEERKAYMDRAAELGIKVQYGLNSLIGTRHNSTEGPGMSEEEVWELLKSEVLAFRNHPALLSWYINDEPDGQGRPPELLEKAYDFIHELDPYHPISIVFMLPSKIGEFRNTMDIAMTDPYPIPNSSVDIQSYVKEIGDVLKYEKSVWLVPQAFGGQEMWNREPTASEIRVMTYLGIINNVKGIQYFIRSFNNLNPQAVSAWSETSNMAVEVTQMTPFLLSAEPSYWLETGDPDIFVRSFSHNGEKLLVAVNKSNTPKNYSIQLREPIPPGYRIDAWFENRRLEFEGNVLEDIIDGFGTRVYRIRKEDQNSTKMNSGNIVYNPSFEIVASPGLSAGHNLTFTSYEDADHGGTVFADSRQSVDGLFSMRMITPTDQAGKKVRFIPNILIKGNSYNVSIWAKAKQQANMPNFRIVINAANQEETFQLTSEWKLYSFAFTADSTSTNAIVELDMPNQGTAWFDLFQISPDPVIDYVINDDQTATVTISTSTPTADVRYSSMNSSSEGKALDYNQPFVIKRAATINAMLFEDGQKIIESKKFIPVNSALGKPVHFETPYNSKYTAQGDSSLTNGVMGSTSFRDGNWLGYLDDEVTFTVDMQEIADVNSVMLNFLCDPNSGIFIPDEVKVYTSLDGDSYTLSGERKNNAISKRGEPYLVPFEVELEPAKARFIKFTVSTFGEIPDGYLFTGTHSWMFMDEVLVE; encoded by the coding sequence ATGAAAAAGTGTAGCTGGCTCCTGTTTTCTGGAGCAATCCTGTTTTCCGGTGCATCATCTCTTTTTGCTCAATCCCAACATGGCATTCATCTTTTCAGCAAACTTAATTATTACACTTCTGAATCGAACGTAATCATTGTTTCTATTCTTTCTGAAGAGAAAAATCATGATGCATATAAAGTGGTTTTAAATGATAAAACTTCTCAACCTATAACGACTATTCAACTGGATTCCTCACGCACACTTGTTTCTATTCCAATTGAAAATTTTGAGATCGGCCGGAATCAAATACAGGCCAATATTTTCTCTGGTGAAGAATTGATTGACGAACGAATTATCGAATTTGAATACCTGGAACCCGTCTCCAATGAAGTAAAAATTGATCAAGAAACAGGCGGACTGATTGTGGATGGATTGCCATTCTTCCCATTTGGATTTTACCTCGGCAGGGTCGGTGAAATTCCTGAGCGTGAGGTTGTCAATGGATTCAATACAATCGGTCCTTACCAGGGGAACCTCCCGGAAGGACTTGAGGAACGCAAAGCCTATATGGATCGTGCAGCTGAATTGGGAATCAAAGTGCAATATGGGCTTAACTCCCTCATCGGAACCCGGCACAACAGCACGGAAGGCCCGGGAATGTCCGAAGAAGAAGTTTGGGAATTGCTGAAAAGCGAAGTTCTGGCATTTAGAAATCATCCCGCGCTTTTATCATGGTATATTAATGACGAACCTGATGGCCAGGGGCGTCCGCCGGAACTGCTTGAAAAGGCTTATGATTTCATCCATGAACTGGATCCGTATCATCCCATCTCTATTGTATTTATGCTGCCATCCAAAATTGGTGAATTTCGAAATACGATGGATATCGCCATGACTGATCCATATCCCATCCCCAACAGCAGTGTAGATATTCAAAGCTATGTGAAAGAGATTGGAGATGTTCTGAAGTATGAAAAATCAGTTTGGCTGGTCCCACAGGCTTTTGGCGGACAAGAGATGTGGAATAGGGAACCCACTGCCAGTGAAATTCGGGTAATGACTTATTTAGGGATTATCAATAACGTGAAAGGCATTCAATACTTTATTCGCTCGTTCAACAACCTTAATCCGCAAGCCGTATCTGCGTGGTCGGAAACCAGTAACATGGCTGTTGAAGTCACACAAATGACTCCCTTTCTTCTTTCAGCCGAGCCTTCGTATTGGCTGGAGACCGGCGATCCGGATATCTTCGTTCGATCATTTTCTCACAACGGAGAGAAACTGCTGGTTGCAGTGAATAAATCCAATACCCCAAAAAATTACTCGATTCAGTTAAGAGAACCCATTCCTCCCGGCTACAGGATTGATGCCTGGTTTGAAAATCGCAGATTAGAATTTGAAGGAAATGTGCTCGAAGATATCATTGATGGGTTTGGTACACGAGTGTACAGAATCCGGAAAGAAGATCAGAATTCCACTAAAATGAATTCCGGAAATATTGTCTACAATCCAAGTTTTGAAATTGTTGCAAGCCCCGGGTTGTCAGCGGGACACAATCTTACCTTTACTTCGTATGAAGATGCCGATCACGGAGGCACCGTTTTTGCAGATTCCCGCCAAAGTGTGGACGGCTTGTTCAGTATGCGGATGATTACACCGACAGATCAGGCCGGCAAGAAAGTCCGTTTTATCCCGAACATCCTCATCAAAGGAAATTCATACAATGTATCTATTTGGGCGAAGGCAAAACAACAAGCGAATATGCCGAACTTTCGGATCGTCATCAATGCCGCCAACCAAGAAGAAACCTTTCAACTAACTTCTGAATGGAAACTGTATTCATTTGCATTTACTGCCGATTCAACCAGTACAAATGCTATCGTGGAACTTGATATGCCAAACCAGGGAACGGCTTGGTTCGACCTGTTCCAGATTTCTCCTGACCCTGTTATTGATTACGTCATTAATGACGATCAAACCGCCACCGTCACGATTTCAACATCCACACCGACTGCAGATGTCAGGTATTCATCAATGAACAGTTCGTCTGAAGGAAAGGCACTGGATTATAACCAACCATTTGTTATTAAAAGAGCCGCCACTATTAACGCTATGTTGTTTGAAGACGGACAAAAAATTATCGAGAGTAAAAAATTCATTCCTGTAAATTCAGCTTTAGGAAAGCCGGTTCATTTTGAGACGCCTTACAATTCCAAGTATACCGCACAGGGTGATTCAAGCCTTACCAATGGGGTAATGGGATCCACCTCTTTCCGGGATGGAAACTGGCTGGGCTACCTGGACGATGAAGTTACTTTTACCGTAGATATGCAAGAAATAGCCGATGTAAACTCTGTTATGTTGAATTTTCTCTGTGATCCGAACAGCGGCATATTCATCCCCGATGAAGTTAAAGTTTATACTTCTCTTGATGGAGACAGTTATACATTATCCGGTGAAAGAAAAAACAATGCCATTTCAAAACGGGGTGAACCTTATCTGGTTCCATTTGAGGTAGAACTTGAGCCTGCAAAAGCACGATTTATAAAATTCACTGTTTCTACATTTGGCGAAATTCCTGACGGATACCTGTTTACCGGAACCCATTCCTGGATGTTTATGGATGAGGTTTTAGTTGAATAA
- a CDS encoding DoxX family protein, with amino-acid sequence MIFNTEPVFDFALLALRIVVAIIFFSSGKSHFMQPEERSKSIGMSKTSTLVLGIVEMVGAVSIALGIYIQIGALLLIGVMLGAISKKIFSWNIGFYSDEGFGWHYDLILLCANLVFLTISGKYVIVG; translated from the coding sequence ATGATTTTTAATACCGAACCTGTTTTTGATTTCGCGCTCCTTGCCCTGAGAATTGTAGTTGCCATCATTTTTTTCTCCAGCGGAAAAAGTCATTTCATGCAGCCGGAGGAAAGAAGCAAATCGATTGGAATGTCCAAAACCTCAACACTTGTTTTGGGTATTGTTGAAATGGTCGGAGCGGTTTCCATAGCTTTGGGGATTTATATCCAAATTGGAGCTCTACTTCTAATTGGAGTGATGCTCGGCGCCATCTCAAAAAAGATTTTCTCCTGGAACATCGGGTTTTACAGCGATGAAGGGTTCGGGTGGCATTATGACCTGATCCTGCTTTGTGCAAACCTGGTTTTCCTGACGATAAGTGGAAAATATGTGATCGTTGGCTGA
- the ligD gene encoding non-homologous end-joining DNA ligase codes for MKIESPSVKVKNRGKVFFPVEKITKGDLIDYYEKIADLFLPFLKNRPLSLNRFPDGITAEGFYQKQVPDYFPDWMDTVEIEKKEGDTNTQIVCNNTATLIYLANQGTVSFHPWLSTTHDLQKPDKLVFDLDPPQGNFEIVIKGAKNLRTLLDEKLGLNAFLMTTGSKGLHVACPIKPENKFEYVRDFAKQVANFLAEKDPDTFTVETRKDQRKGRLFIDYLRNAYAQTSIPPYSVRAREGAPVATPLGWDELDKDGLHSQTYTIKNIFRRLSHKDDPWNSFNEKATKLENSIEKLRKVVEDTQ; via the coding sequence ATGAAAATTGAATCCCCCAGTGTGAAAGTTAAGAACAGAGGCAAAGTTTTCTTTCCTGTGGAAAAAATTACTAAAGGAGATTTAATCGACTATTATGAGAAAATTGCCGATTTATTTCTTCCCTTTTTGAAAAACAGGCCACTTTCCCTGAACCGGTTTCCGGATGGAATTACTGCCGAAGGTTTTTATCAAAAACAGGTACCGGATTATTTCCCGGACTGGATGGATACGGTTGAAATAGAAAAGAAGGAAGGAGACACGAACACACAAATCGTTTGTAATAATACAGCAACACTGATTTACCTGGCAAACCAGGGAACCGTAAGTTTTCATCCATGGCTGTCCACAACTCACGATCTTCAGAAGCCCGACAAACTTGTGTTTGACCTCGATCCACCCCAGGGTAATTTTGAAATTGTAATAAAAGGAGCGAAAAATCTTCGCACACTCCTGGATGAAAAATTGGGTTTAAACGCTTTTTTGATGACCACAGGTTCAAAAGGGTTGCATGTGGCGTGTCCCATCAAACCGGAAAATAAGTTTGAATACGTCCGGGATTTCGCCAAACAAGTAGCTAATTTTCTGGCAGAAAAAGATCCGGACACTTTTACTGTGGAAACCAGGAAAGATCAAAGAAAAGGAAGGCTTTTTATTGATTACTTGCGAAACGCCTACGCTCAGACATCCATTCCTCCATATTCTGTCCGGGCAAGAGAGGGTGCCCCGGTTGCCACTCCGCTTGGATGGGATGAGCTAGACAAAGACGGCCTCCACTCACAAACATATACAATTAAGAATATATTTAGACGATTAAGCCATAAAGACGATCCCTGGAATTCGTTTAATGAGAAGGCCACAAAACTTGAAAACAGTATCGAAAAACTCAGAAAAGTTGTGGAGGATACTCAATGA
- a CDS encoding CsbD family protein, with protein sequence MNKLSIKGNWNEKKGKLKQQFSKLTDDDLLFIEGKEEELVGRIQKRLGKSKEEVQELIRKA encoded by the coding sequence ATGAATAAGCTAAGCATCAAAGGTAACTGGAATGAAAAGAAAGGAAAATTGAAACAGCAGTTCTCAAAACTTACTGATGACGACCTTCTTTTTATTGAAGGTAAAGAGGAGGAACTGGTAGGACGTATCCAAAAACGCCTCGGTAAATCCAAAGAAGAAGTTCAGGAACTGATCCGCAAAGCCTGA
- a CDS encoding DedA family protein gives MLDWIKTVIQSIGYPGIAFLMIVENIFPPIPSEIIMPFAGFVTEQGELNFYGVVAAGTFGSVVGTLPFYYLGHKIGEDRLKRWADKHGKWLMLSSSDIERAQGWFDRHDAAAVFFCRLIPGIRTLISVPAGIKKMNLGYFLILSVSGTLIWVGLLTYLGSILGQNYDKVSEYLDPVSYAVFGFIILSYIIHIIRHK, from the coding sequence ATGTTAGACTGGATTAAAACCGTCATTCAAAGTATCGGGTATCCCGGCATTGCTTTTTTGATGATTGTCGAGAATATTTTTCCGCCAATTCCATCTGAAATTATTATGCCGTTTGCAGGTTTTGTTACAGAACAGGGCGAACTCAATTTTTATGGCGTTGTGGCTGCCGGCACCTTCGGTTCCGTAGTGGGCACACTTCCCTTCTATTATCTGGGGCATAAAATCGGCGAAGACCGGCTCAAGCGATGGGCTGACAAACACGGCAAGTGGCTCATGCTTTCCTCAAGTGATATAGAACGGGCTCAAGGCTGGTTTGATCGCCATGATGCTGCCGCCGTTTTCTTCTGCCGTTTGATACCCGGAATTCGTACACTCATATCGGTTCCTGCAGGAATCAAGAAAATGAATCTTGGATATTTTCTGATTCTCTCTGTCAGCGGCACATTAATCTGGGTTGGATTATTAACGTATCTCGGGAGCATACTTGGACAAAACTATGACAAAGTCAGCGAATATCTCGACCCTGTAAGTTATGCTGTATTTGGTTTCATAATCCTCTCCTACATCATCCATATCATCAGGCATAAATAA
- a CDS encoding DoxX family protein, whose amino-acid sequence MGLLILLARILFSIIFINSGIGHITNTAQMAQYAGSKNVPMPKAAVFISGVMILLGGLSILLGFWVNIGAWLLIIFLIPSAIMMHDFWNAEDPMDRQNEMIHFLKDLSLAGAAFMIWYLYASVGNVPWSLG is encoded by the coding sequence ATGGGACTTTTAATTCTTCTTGCCCGAATTTTGTTCTCAATAATTTTCATTAATTCAGGGATTGGCCACATTACCAATACGGCCCAGATGGCTCAATATGCCGGCAGTAAAAATGTGCCTATGCCGAAAGCAGCTGTATTTATCAGCGGAGTGATGATACTACTCGGCGGACTGAGTATTCTTTTGGGTTTTTGGGTGAATATCGGTGCCTGGCTTCTCATTATTTTCTTAATACCCTCCGCAATTATGATGCATGATTTCTGGAATGCCGAGGATCCGATGGACCGCCAGAACGAAATGATTCACTTCCTGAAAGATCTCAGTCTTGCAGGTGCAGCATTTATGATCTGGTATCTGTATGCATCTGTTGGGAATGTGCCGTGGAGCCTTGGGTAA
- a CDS encoding four-helix bundle copper-binding protein: MNNYEEIISALSECITACETCFAACLEEDHVEEMTECIKLDRDCAEMCRLAVQFLSRDSDISQSIIGLCADICAKCAEECEKHDHDHCQKCAEACRNCEEICKIYLDNVRQAAMNT; the protein is encoded by the coding sequence ATGAATAATTATGAAGAGATTATAAGCGCATTAAGTGAATGTATAACTGCCTGTGAAACATGTTTCGCAGCTTGCCTGGAAGAAGATCATGTTGAAGAAATGACCGAGTGTATAAAGCTAGACAGAGACTGTGCTGAAATGTGCAGGCTTGCCGTTCAGTTTCTCTCACGCGATTCGGATATTTCGCAATCCATCATCGGGCTTTGCGCAGATATTTGCGCAAAGTGTGCCGAAGAATGTGAAAAACATGATCACGATCACTGCCAAAAATGTGCTGAAGCCTGCCGAAACTGCGAAGAAATCTGCAAAATATATCTCGACAATGTCAGGCAAGCGGCCATGAACACTTAA
- a CDS encoding DUF421 domain-containing protein: MDSSWIVTTFSSVIMVVISTFGIYFALILFTRIAGVRTFSKMSSFDFAVTVAIGSLIASTVLTKNPPLFQSIAAMGTLFIIQITIAGFRETSLVRNVVDNKPILLMKGTRMLEGNMRKAKVTRNDLLGKLREANVTQFNQIKAVVMETTGDISVLHHNDEAHELEMGLLDDVRK; the protein is encoded by the coding sequence ATGGATTCATCCTGGATTGTTACCACATTTAGTTCTGTCATCATGGTTGTTATATCAACTTTCGGAATTTACTTTGCACTCATTCTATTCACGAGAATTGCCGGTGTCAGAACGTTTTCAAAAATGTCGAGCTTCGATTTTGCTGTAACGGTGGCTATCGGTTCGTTAATTGCTTCTACCGTGCTCACAAAAAATCCGCCTCTCTTTCAGTCGATTGCAGCTATGGGCACCCTTTTTATCATTCAAATTACCATTGCCGGTTTTCGGGAAACATCACTGGTAAGAAATGTAGTTGATAATAAACCCATTTTGCTGATGAAGGGCACACGGATGCTTGAAGGGAATATGAGAAAAGCAAAGGTTACACGAAATGATCTGCTCGGAAAACTGCGTGAGGCAAATGTCACCCAATTCAACCAGATAAAAGCAGTTGTGATGGAGACTACGGGCGATATTTCAGTTTTACATCACAATGATGAAGCACATGAATTAGAAATGGGACTTCTGGATGATGTGCGAAAATAA
- a CDS encoding DUF7218 family protein, whose amino-acid sequence MPDNRIKNEEQYEELRDQGMSKEKAARIANSENASKKGGKQKKYEKWTKEELYKKAQEVGIEGRSDMNKEELIEALRNH is encoded by the coding sequence ATGCCAGATAATCGAATCAAGAACGAAGAACAGTACGAAGAATTGAGAGACCAGGGAATGAGCAAAGAGAAAGCTGCCCGAATTGCCAACTCTGAAAACGCATCAAAAAAAGGTGGTAAACAAAAAAAATATGAAAAGTGGACCAAAGAGGAACTCTACAAAAAGGCGCAGGAAGTAGGGATTGAAGGGAGATCAGATATGAATAAGGAAGAACTGATCGAGGCCCTCCGAAATCATTAA
- a CDS encoding AI-2E family transporter, producing MVDKTNPESDSEENSTYSFIKKVLISVVVAATITLLVLFVGYAVNILLLVFLGVLLGIVFRSLRDIISDYTGMPTTLSLAVVVVFLFGLFIGSGYLLVPKIYQQAEMMYDQAPEEWNKIKQKLWQYEWGKEIARENPNPKDFLENEQGTAGEDNDMTQGVLDLFTVTAGAIASTVLVIVIAIYIAAEPEVYTSGFLRLFPTDKRLLVTNIMDETALTIQWWLVGQLVSMLILGIITTLGLWLLGMPYSLVLGIFTALMTFIPNLGPILAGIPTLLVALTQSPTMVLYVGIFYIFIQSVEGYFITPMIHREAINVPPVLIITIQFLLYYLIGFIGVFVAMPLVACLMILIQRVYIEEILGDSMDREVDIEYKGKTIV from the coding sequence ATGGTCGATAAGACCAACCCGGAATCAGATTCCGAAGAAAATTCAACATACTCATTTATAAAGAAAGTACTGATTTCCGTAGTGGTGGCAGCTACGATTACCCTTCTGGTACTTTTTGTAGGGTACGCCGTAAATATTTTACTTCTTGTTTTTTTAGGGGTTTTGCTGGGCATTGTTTTTAGAAGCCTCCGGGATATAATTAGTGATTATACCGGGATGCCAACAACGCTTTCGCTGGCAGTGGTTGTCGTGTTTTTGTTTGGCTTGTTTATTGGATCGGGATATTTGCTTGTACCAAAAATCTATCAACAGGCGGAGATGATGTATGATCAGGCTCCCGAAGAGTGGAATAAAATCAAGCAAAAGCTTTGGCAATACGAATGGGGAAAGGAGATCGCACGGGAGAATCCCAATCCCAAAGACTTTCTTGAAAATGAACAGGGTACTGCCGGAGAAGATAACGACATGACTCAGGGAGTATTGGATCTGTTTACCGTAACTGCGGGAGCCATTGCAAGTACCGTGTTGGTTATTGTAATTGCTATCTATATTGCTGCGGAGCCCGAAGTATATACAAGCGGGTTTTTGAGACTTTTCCCCACCGATAAGCGCTTGCTGGTTACAAACATTATGGACGAAACGGCATTGACTATCCAGTGGTGGCTGGTGGGTCAATTGGTGTCTATGTTGATTTTGGGAATCATAACCACCCTGGGTTTGTGGTTGTTGGGAATGCCCTATTCCCTGGTTCTTGGAATTTTTACAGCACTCATGACTTTTATCCCCAATCTCGGACCAATTTTAGCGGGCATACCCACACTTTTAGTAGCGTTAACACAAAGCCCAACAATGGTTCTTTATGTGGGCATATTTTACATCTTTATTCAAAGTGTTGAGGGATATTTTATAACTCCCATGATTCACAGAGAAGCGATAAATGTACCGCCTGTTCTCATTATTACAATTCAATTCCTGTTGTATTATCTGATTGGTTTTATAGGTGTATTTGTAGCGATGCCGTTGGTTGCCTGCCTGATGATACTCATACAAAGAGTGTACATAGAAGAGATTTTGGGAGATTCTATGGATCGGGAAGTAGATATCGAATATAAAGGGAAAACCATCGTCTAA
- a CDS encoding CsbD family protein — translation MNDLELKGNWNEIKGKLKEQYAVLTDNDLAYEEGQEDQLIGHLQQKLGKTKKEVKDILRDI, via the coding sequence ATGAATGATTTAGAATTAAAAGGGAACTGGAACGAAATAAAAGGCAAGCTAAAAGAGCAATATGCTGTATTAACTGATAATGATCTGGCGTATGAAGAAGGCCAGGAAGATCAGTTAATTGGTCATCTCCAGCAAAAGCTTGGAAAGACCAAAAAAGAAGTGAAAGATATCCTGCGAGATATTTAA